A window of the Janthinobacterium agaricidamnosum NBRC 102515 = DSM 9628 genome harbors these coding sequences:
- a CDS encoding YbdD/YjiX family protein has translation MLDEIVKAGRYLGQSVRLMVGLPEYDTYVAHRELTHPDEPIMSYEEFFRERQEARYGGAGKRGGCC, from the coding sequence ATGCTGGACGAAATCGTCAAGGCCGGCCGCTACCTGGGGCAAAGTGTGCGGCTGATGGTCGGCTTGCCCGAATACGATACCTATGTCGCGCACCGGGAATTGACACATCCCGATGAGCCGATCATGTCGTACGAAGAGTTTTTCCGCGAACGCCAGGAAGCCCGCTACGGCGGCGCCGGCAAGCGCGGCGGTTGTTGCTGA
- a CDS encoding carbon starvation CstA family protein → MQRFMKQLGWAALALAGAGSLGVIALQRGESISAIWIVIAAICIYLIAYRFYSLYIADKVFGLDARRMTPAHKFNDGLDYVPTNKFVLFGHHFAAIAGAGPLVGPVLAAQMGYLPGMLWILAGVVFAGAVQDFIVLFISMRRDGRSLGDLIKAELGEIPGMIALLGTFMIMVIILAVLALIVVKALTGSPWGSFTVMATIPIALFMGVYSRYIRVGRIGEISLIGFVLLMLAIIGGQYVQESPLFGPMFTFTGTELTWMLIGYGFVASVLPVWLLLAPRDYLSTFLKIGTILALAIGIIFVAPYLKMPAMTKFIDGSGPVWSGNLFPFLFITIACGAVSGFHALIASGTTPKMIENESHARFIGYGAMLMESFVAIMALVAASTIEPGVYFAMNSPAALIGSTAESAAQAISQWGFYVTPEMLTQTARDVGEHTIISRAGGAPTLAVGMAHILSGVIGGKTMMAFWYHFAILFEALFILTAVDAGTRAGRFMLQDLLGSFAPSLKKTENVYANLLATGLCVAAWGYFLYQGVVDPLGGINTLWPLFGIANQMLAAIALTLGTCVLFKMKRGQYAWVTITPTIWLLLCTLTAGWQKIFDANPRVGFLAHAGKYSAALDQGTLLAPAKSVAQMQQIVFNDYLDAGLAGFFMIVVISVMVFGIRTILLARANNKPTTRETPFQSMPTVP, encoded by the coding sequence ATGCAGCGTTTCATGAAACAACTAGGCTGGGCCGCGCTGGCCCTGGCCGGCGCCGGCTCGCTGGGCGTCATCGCCCTGCAGCGCGGCGAATCGATCAGCGCCATCTGGATCGTCATCGCCGCCATCTGCATTTACCTGATCGCCTACCGATTCTACAGCCTGTACATCGCCGACAAGGTATTCGGCCTCGACGCGCGCCGCATGACGCCGGCGCACAAGTTCAACGATGGCCTCGATTATGTGCCAACCAATAAATTCGTGCTGTTCGGCCACCATTTTGCCGCGATTGCCGGCGCCGGCCCGCTGGTCGGCCCGGTACTGGCCGCGCAAATGGGTTATTTGCCGGGCATGCTGTGGATACTGGCAGGTGTGGTATTCGCCGGCGCGGTGCAGGATTTTATCGTATTGTTCATTTCGATGCGCCGCGACGGCCGCTCGCTGGGCGACCTGATCAAGGCGGAACTGGGCGAAATTCCCGGCATGATCGCGCTGCTCGGCACCTTCATGATCATGGTCATCATCCTGGCGGTGCTGGCGCTGATCGTCGTCAAGGCGCTGACCGGCTCGCCGTGGGGCAGTTTTACCGTGATGGCGACGATACCGATCGCGCTGTTCATGGGCGTGTATTCGCGTTACATCCGGGTCGGCCGCATCGGCGAGATTTCGCTGATCGGATTTGTGCTGCTGATGCTGGCCATTATCGGCGGCCAGTATGTGCAGGAATCGCCCCTGTTCGGACCGATGTTCACCTTTACCGGCACCGAATTGACATGGATGCTGATCGGCTACGGTTTTGTCGCCTCGGTATTGCCGGTCTGGCTGTTGCTGGCGCCGCGCGATTACCTGTCGACCTTCTTGAAAATCGGCACCATCCTGGCGCTGGCAATCGGCATCATCTTTGTCGCGCCCTACCTGAAAATGCCGGCCATGACCAAGTTCATCGACGGCAGCGGCCCGGTCTGGTCGGGCAATCTGTTCCCGTTCCTGTTCATTACCATCGCTTGCGGCGCCGTGTCCGGCTTCCATGCGCTGATCGCCTCCGGCACCACGCCGAAGATGATCGAGAACGAAAGCCACGCCCGTTTTATCGGTTACGGCGCGATGCTGATGGAATCGTTTGTCGCCATCATGGCGCTGGTGGCCGCATCGACCATCGAACCGGGCGTGTATTTCGCGATGAACAGCCCGGCCGCGCTGATCGGCTCGACCGCCGAATCGGCCGCGCAGGCGATTTCGCAATGGGGCTTTTATGTGACCCCTGAGATGCTGACCCAGACCGCCAGGGATGTCGGCGAGCACACCATCATTTCGCGCGCCGGCGGCGCCCCGACCTTGGCGGTCGGCATGGCCCACATCTTGTCCGGCGTGATCGGCGGCAAGACCATGATGGCCTTCTGGTACCACTTCGCGATCCTGTTCGAAGCGCTGTTCATCCTGACCGCGGTCGACGCCGGCACCCGCGCCGGACGTTTCATGCTGCAAGATTTACTGGGCAGTTTCGCACCCAGCCTGAAAAAGACGGAAAACGTTTACGCCAACCTGCTGGCCACCGGCCTGTGCGTGGCGGCCTGGGGTTATTTCCTGTACCAGGGCGTGGTCGATCCTTTGGGCGGCATCAATACCTTGTGGCCATTGTTCGGCATCGCCAACCAGATGCTGGCAGCCATCGCGCTGACGCTGGGCACCTGCGTGCTGTTCAAGATGAAACGCGGCCAATACGCGTGGGTCACCATCACGCCGACCATCTGGCTGCTGCTGTGCACGCTGACCGCCGGCTGGCAAAAAATCTTCGACGCCAACCCGCGCGTCGGTTTCCTGGCCCACGCCGGCAAGTACTCGGCGGCGCTCGACCAGGGTACCTTGCTGGCGCCGGCCAAGTCGGTCGCGCAGATGCAGCAAATCGTGTTCAACGATTACCTCGACGCCGGCCTGGCGGGCTTCTTCATGATCGTCGTCATCAGCGTGATGGTGTTCGGCATCCGCACCATCTTGTTGGCGCGCGCCAATAACAAGCCGACCACCCGCGAAACGCCGTTCCAATCGATGCCGACGGTGCCATGA
- a CDS encoding YfiR family protein produces the protein MMEFKHRHRIVVSAGQYWLPRRIAIWLLLLAWGAPGPGLAAGADPAMTIGFLYNIARFTDWPAGSRESPLTLCMMGDTETLSQGLTGFEGRTLSGREWKVRHMSRLGELHGCNILFIAKSEERYLAGILPGAHARNVLTVSDIDAFAELGGIVGLSGNDDKIEFDINTAAARHAGLRISSQVLKLARSILGR, from the coding sequence ATGATGGAATTCAAGCACCGCCACCGTATCGTTGTGTCCGCGGGCCAGTATTGGTTGCCGCGGCGTATAGCGATATGGCTGTTATTGCTGGCCTGGGGCGCGCCCGGGCCGGGCCTCGCGGCCGGCGCCGATCCGGCGATGACCATCGGTTTTTTATACAACATCGCCCGCTTCACCGACTGGCCGGCCGGTTCGCGCGAATCGCCGCTGACCTTGTGCATGATGGGCGATACCGAGACGCTGAGCCAGGGATTGACCGGTTTTGAAGGGCGCACGCTGTCCGGGCGCGAATGGAAGGTGCGCCATATGTCGCGGCTGGGGGAATTACATGGTTGCAATATATTATTTATCGCCAAATCGGAGGAACGTTATCTGGCCGGCATCCTGCCCGGCGCCCATGCGCGCAATGTGCTGACCGTCAGCGATATCGATGCGTTCGCCGAGCTTGGCGGCATCGTCGGCTTGAGCGGCAATGACGACAAGATCGAATTCGACATCAATACCGCCGCCGCCCGCCACGCCGGCTTGCGCATCAGCTCGCAGGTATTGAAACTGGCTCGCAGCATCCTGGGGAGATAA